One window of Caldisericum exile AZM16c01 genomic DNA carries:
- a CDS encoding WG repeat-containing protein produces the protein MNTEGFESFIKFSQKFLKFLFPKKNFNNYFSFSKFVRVVITILVFAFVATTFSCSRTTNETTSNKGQTSTEQSGTEQKEISQITAKLIPIRKNELWGFCDKNKNIVIPASYDKVLPFSDGLAAVEKNYKWGYVDEKGTLVIPIQFTSVYPFREGLAAVCWNESWVYIDKDGKNVFGKIFDDAHPFKEGYAVVGFGQYPKTQYGFLNKTGNLVIPAKFKWANQFVKGIACVQVEDGWTFINTKGEKLFGKVFNAACNFSDGLAAVNVKGKWGYIDTKGNMAIAPQFEKAGEFREGLAPIMVGSRWGYIDGKGTFVISPKYDIANSFNDDLAVISLNGKYGYVDKKGNLVIPNIFDFANNFNEGIALVLLYKDWVYIDKTGRQFWQE, from the coding sequence ATGAATACAGAGGGTTTTGAATCTTTCATTAAATTTTCTCAAAAATTTCTAAAGTTTTTATTTCCGAAAAAAAATTTTAACAATTACTTTAGTTTTTCTAAGTTCGTAAGAGTAGTAATTACCATTTTGGTTTTTGCTTTTGTAGCCACGACATTTTCTTGTTCAAGAACAACTAACGAGACAACATCTAATAAGGGACAAACATCTACTGAACAGTCTGGAACTGAACAAAAAGAAATATCTCAAATTACTGCAAAACTAATTCCAATTAGAAAAAATGAACTTTGGGGTTTTTGTGACAAAAACAAAAACATAGTGATACCGGCGTCCTATGATAAAGTTCTGCCTTTTTCAGATGGACTTGCTGCTGTTGAAAAGAACTACAAATGGGGATATGTTGATGAAAAAGGAACCCTAGTTATCCCAATACAATTTACTTCGGTTTACCCATTTCGCGAGGGATTGGCAGCGGTTTGTTGGAACGAAAGTTGGGTTTATATTGATAAAGATGGTAAAAATGTATTTGGTAAGATTTTTGATGACGCTCATCCCTTTAAAGAAGGGTATGCTGTTGTAGGATTTGGTCAATATCCTAAAACTCAATATGGATTTTTAAATAAAACTGGCAATTTAGTAATTCCTGCTAAATTCAAATGGGCAAATCAATTTGTTAAAGGGATCGCTTGTGTTCAGGTTGAAGATGGTTGGACTTTTATAAACACCAAAGGAGAAAAATTATTTGGAAAAGTATTTAATGCTGCATGCAACTTTAGCGATGGATTAGCTGCTGTTAATGTTAAAGGAAAATGGGGATATATCGATACAAAAGGTAATATGGCGATAGCTCCACAATTTGAGAAGGCAGGTGAATTTAGAGAAGGTCTTGCACCAATTATGGTTGGTAGTAGGTGGGGATATATTGATGGTAAAGGTACTTTTGTAATTTCTCCAAAATATGACATTGCCAATTCTTTCAACGACGACCTTGCCGTTATTTCACTAAATGGTAAATATGGCTACGTTGATAAAAAAGGCAACCTTGTGATTCCAAACATTTTTGACTTTGCCAATAATTTTAACGAAGGCATTGCGCTTGTTTTATTATATAAAGATTGGGTATATATAGACAAAACAGGTAGGCAGTTTTGGCAGGAATAA
- the rpsB gene encoding 30S ribosomal protein S2, whose translation MGVVSMKELLEAGVHFGHQTKRWDPRMKEFIFTERNGIHIFDLRLTVQKIEEAYNFVVDITKQGGKIIFVGTKKAAQDIVKEEAERCGMPYVNERWVGGLLTNFQTVRKSINRLKELEKLETEGYFDTISVKERVKLERELAKLRKLYGGLKDMITLPWAIFVTDTHKERSAILEARKIKIPIIGICDTNSNPEEIDYPIPGNDDAIRSLRLITSIIANAVIEGREGKVEREETQEEVTEEELLTKEFDFEEFEDYKK comes from the coding sequence ATGGGTGTAGTTTCAATGAAAGAACTACTTGAAGCGGGTGTCCATTTTGGACATCAGACTAAGAGATGGGATCCCAGAATGAAAGAGTTTATCTTTACAGAGAGAAATGGGATCCATATCTTTGACCTTAGACTTACCGTTCAAAAAATTGAGGAAGCCTATAACTTTGTTGTGGACATTACAAAACAAGGTGGAAAAATTATTTTCGTCGGAACAAAAAAGGCTGCTCAAGACATCGTTAAGGAAGAGGCAGAAAGATGCGGAATGCCTTACGTAAATGAACGTTGGGTTGGAGGACTATTAACCAACTTCCAGACTGTTAGAAAGAGTATAAATAGATTAAAGGAACTTGAAAAGCTTGAAACAGAAGGTTACTTTGATACTATTTCTGTAAAAGAACGAGTAAAACTTGAAAGAGAATTGGCAAAGTTAAGGAAACTCTATGGTGGTCTGAAGGATATGATTACGTTGCCATGGGCGATTTTTGTAACTGATACTCACAAAGAAAGAAGTGCAATATTGGAAGCAAGAAAGATTAAAATCCCAATTATTGGTATTTGTGATACTAACTCAAATCCTGAAGAAATAGACTATCCGATTCCAGGGAACGATGATGCAATACGTTCTCTTAGGCTTATAACATCTATAATTGCGAATGCAGTTATTGAAGGAAGAGAAGGAAAAGTTGAGAGAGAAGAGACACAAGAGGAAGTCACTGAAGAAGAACTCCTCACGAAAGAGTTTGATTTTGAAGAATTCGAAGACTATAAAAAATAA
- the tsf gene encoding translation elongation factor Ts, with product MGLDLIKELRSRTGAGIADCKKALEEANGDIEKAIDILREKGIAKAVKKAGRVTNEGVVASYIHPGNQLGVLVEVNCETDFVARTDEFKKLADEIALQIAASSPDYVSREEVPEDVIEKEKEIYRKQLEEEGKPANVIDRIIEGKIETFYKEHCLLEQPYLRDESITIEQLIKEHISKFGENITVRRFVRFKVGE from the coding sequence ATGGGCTTAGATTTAATTAAAGAATTGCGTTCAAGAACAGGCGCAGGAATTGCAGATTGCAAAAAGGCTTTAGAGGAAGCAAATGGTGATATAGAAAAGGCAATAGATATTTTAAGAGAAAAGGGAATTGCAAAGGCTGTTAAAAAAGCAGGGCGAGTAACTAATGAAGGTGTTGTTGCTTCTTATATTCATCCTGGAAATCAACTGGGAGTCCTTGTAGAAGTAAACTGCGAAACTGATTTTGTTGCAAGAACTGATGAATTTAAAAAATTGGCCGATGAAATTGCGCTCCAAATTGCTGCTTCCTCACCAGATTATGTCTCTCGCGAAGAAGTACCTGAAGATGTTATTGAAAAAGAAAAAGAAATATATAGAAAGCAGTTGGAAGAAGAAGGCAAACCTGCAAACGTTATCGATAGAATTATTGAAGGAAAGATTGAAACCTTCTATAAGGAACACTGCCTTCTTGAGCAGCCGTATCTTAGAGACGAAAGCATCACTATTGAACAATTGATTAAGGAACATATTTCAAAGTTTGGAGAAAATATAACTGTAAGAAGATTTGTACGTTTCAAGGTAGGTGAATAG
- the pyrH gene encoding UMP kinase, translating to MPQYKRIILKLSGEALADIDGVGISKNTLDDLAEQIAYLHQQGIEIGIVIGGGNILRGAEAEKLGIDRATGDYMGMLATIINALALQNALLRRDIDARVMSSFTIPEVAEPYILAKALSHFSKRRVIIFGGGTGLPFFSTDTTAALRALELKAEAIFKATKVDAVYSDDPMKNEKAVRYETITYTEFLLKNLKVMDATAVSLCRDFKLPIVLFSIKGKDTLIKAVIDGKVGTVIKEG from the coding sequence TTGCCACAGTATAAAAGGATTATACTAAAGTTAAGTGGCGAAGCATTAGCGGATATAGATGGTGTTGGAATAAGCAAAAATACTCTCGATGACCTTGCAGAACAAATTGCGTACTTGCATCAGCAAGGGATCGAAATTGGCATAGTAATCGGTGGTGGGAATATCCTTAGAGGTGCAGAAGCTGAAAAATTGGGTATTGACAGAGCAACTGGGGACTATATGGGAATGCTTGCAACAATTATTAATGCCCTTGCTCTCCAAAATGCACTATTAAGAAGAGATATTGACGCAAGAGTAATGTCAAGTTTTACTATACCGGAGGTTGCAGAGCCGTATATACTTGCAAAAGCACTTTCTCATTTTTCAAAAAGAAGAGTGATTATTTTTGGGGGAGGCACAGGTCTCCCCTTCTTTAGCACTGATACTACTGCTGCACTCAGGGCACTTGAATTAAAGGCAGAAGCAATTTTCAAAGCAACTAAGGTCGATGCTGTTTATTCCGATGATCCCATGAAAAATGAAAAAGCAGTAAGGTATGAGACAATTACTTATACTGAATTTTTGTTGAAGAATTTGAAAGTAATGGATGCAACTGCGGTTTCCTTGTGTAGGGACTTTAAGTTACCAATAGTTCTTTTTAGTATAAAAGGCAAAGATACGTTAATAAAGGCAGTAATAGATGGAAAAGTAGGAACTGTGATAAAGGAGGGATAA
- the frr gene encoding ribosome recycling factor has translation MNAELEKKILSETEEKMKKAVEVMEREFAKIMATRVTPEILDPVKVEAYGTLMPLKQVATVVSPKPRLLVVEPWDKSLLKEIERAILKANLGVTPQSDGTTITLPFPKLTEEERQRFVVQVKKLAEEFREEVRAIRRDEIEKIKTMEKNKEISEDDKFRLQEKIQQLTEKYIDIIDDRLEKKEKEILEV, from the coding sequence ATGAATGCAGAATTAGAGAAGAAAATTTTAAGTGAAACAGAAGAAAAAATGAAGAAAGCAGTCGAAGTGATGGAGCGTGAATTTGCAAAAATTATGGCAACCCGTGTTACCCCAGAAATCCTTGACCCTGTAAAGGTGGAAGCATACGGGACTTTGATGCCATTGAAACAAGTTGCAACTGTTGTTTCACCAAAGCCGAGGTTATTGGTTGTTGAGCCTTGGGATAAGTCACTTTTAAAGGAAATTGAACGAGCAATTTTAAAAGCAAATTTGGGAGTTACACCTCAAAGTGATGGAACAACAATTACTCTTCCATTCCCTAAACTAACGGAGGAAGAAAGGCAGAGATTTGTTGTACAGGTAAAGAAGCTTGCAGAAGAATTCAGAGAAGAAGTGAGAGCAATAAGGCGCGATGAAATAGAAAAGATAAAGACAATGGAAAAGAACAAAGAAATTTCTGAAGACGATAAATTTAGATTGCAGGAAAAAATACAACAACTTACAGAGAAATACATTGATATAATTGATGATAGACTTGAAAAGAAAGAAAAGGAGATACTGGAGGTTTGA
- a CDS encoding isoprenyl transferase yields MDEISPVPKHVVIIMDGNGRWAIERGLKRTEGHKEGVKVVKKIVEASVEVGIKYLTLFAFSTENWKRSPEEVSFLLNLFVDAIQNYIPELKENSVKLNFIGDFSPLPMPLRKAMDYALKETEKGTKLLLTVAINYGGRHEIIEACKQICSSGEDINEINFSKYLYTWNLPDPDLLIRTSGEMRLSNFLLFQIAYTELYFTKTLWPDFTKEEFFNILKDYNKRERRFGGV; encoded by the coding sequence ATGGATGAAATATCTCCTGTTCCTAAACACGTTGTGATAATAATGGATGGGAATGGGAGATGGGCTATTGAAAGAGGTTTAAAAAGAACTGAAGGACATAAAGAAGGTGTCAAGGTAGTAAAAAAAATAGTTGAGGCTTCAGTAGAAGTAGGAATAAAGTATTTAACGCTCTTTGCATTTTCCACGGAAAACTGGAAAAGAAGTCCTGAGGAGGTATCTTTTTTGCTGAATCTGTTTGTTGATGCAATTCAGAATTATATCCCTGAATTGAAAGAAAATTCAGTAAAGTTAAATTTTATTGGTGATTTTTCTCCACTTCCAATGCCTTTAAGAAAAGCAATGGATTACGCACTTAAAGAAACAGAAAAAGGCACGAAACTTCTTTTAACAGTGGCAATAAATTATGGCGGTAGACATGAGATCATTGAAGCCTGTAAACAAATTTGCAGTAGCGGAGAAGATATAAATGAAATAAATTTTTCTAAGTATCTTTATACTTGGAATTTACCTGATCCTGATCTGTTAATAAGGACAAGCGGAGAAATGCGATTAAGTAATTTTCTTCTTTTTCAGATAGCATATACAGAACTTTACTTTACGAAAACTCTTTGGCCAGATTTTACAAAAGAAGAATTTTTTAATATTCTTAAAGACTATAATAAAAGGGAGAGAAGATTTGGTGGAGTCTAA
- a CDS encoding 1-deoxy-D-xylulose-5-phosphate reductoisomerase yields the protein MESKDKRVVIFGSTGILGKKAFDLATKLGYTIVGLTALKNFEEINKQIQIAKPLFVSLDTQFIEKVEPTATKVCSFENVHECVLESNPDIVLFLAAGISSAKSIKVCLDNGVRIGIANKESIIAFGEILFENKEFSNQIIPIDSETNAVFQLLLGEEKNFIEKIHITASGGPFFGYSRDYLKNVTVSNVLRHPNWKMGKKITVDSANLINKAFEIIETHFLFNVPYSKIDALVQRESVIHAMVEFIDGEIKGLLSKPDMSLPIQYALTYPERAISRLQKTDLVSLGKLTFFEIDRKTFPLFDIVLNYAMLGGNYLPSIVAADEVLVEKFIEGEISFLDIEKFLIEFLSTVKYKKIESFDEVEYVYFESKNKISELLRRRT from the coding sequence GTGGAGTCTAAAGATAAAAGAGTTGTTATTTTTGGATCTACAGGTATACTTGGGAAAAAGGCTTTTGATTTAGCAACAAAACTTGGATATACAATTGTTGGTCTTACTGCTCTAAAAAATTTTGAAGAGATTAATAAACAGATACAAATCGCTAAACCTTTATTTGTTTCATTGGATACCCAGTTTATAGAAAAGGTTGAACCTACCGCCACTAAAGTATGTAGTTTTGAAAATGTTCACGAATGTGTGCTTGAGTCCAATCCCGACATTGTCCTTTTCCTTGCAGCAGGTATTTCTTCCGCCAAATCTATAAAAGTTTGTCTTGATAATGGAGTAAGAATCGGGATAGCAAACAAAGAAAGTATAATTGCGTTTGGTGAAATCCTTTTCGAAAACAAGGAATTCAGCAATCAAATTATACCAATTGATTCTGAAACAAATGCCGTTTTTCAGCTATTATTAGGCGAGGAAAAGAATTTCATAGAAAAAATTCATATCACTGCGTCAGGCGGACCTTTCTTTGGATATAGCAGAGACTACTTGAAAAATGTAACTGTAAGTAATGTGCTAAGACATCCGAATTGGAAAATGGGAAAAAAGATTACCGTTGATTCTGCGAATCTTATAAATAAAGCATTCGAAATTATAGAAACTCATTTTTTATTCAATGTCCCATATTCTAAAATCGATGCATTAGTCCAGCGCGAAAGTGTAATCCATGCAATGGTTGAGTTTATAGATGGGGAAATCAAAGGTCTTTTAAGTAAGCCAGATATGTCTTTGCCCATTCAATATGCTTTAACCTATCCCGAAAGAGCAATATCAAGATTGCAAAAAACTGATTTGGTATCATTGGGAAAGTTAACGTTCTTCGAAATAGATAGGAAAACTTTTCCGCTTTTTGATATAGTATTAAATTATGCTATGCTTGGTGGAAATTACTTGCCTTCAATTGTAGCAGCGGATGAGGTTTTGGTTGAGAAGTTTATTGAAGGTGAAATTTCTTTTCTTGATATTGAAAAGTTCCTTATAGAATTTCTTAGTACTGTAAAATATAAAAAGATTGAAAGTTTTGATGAAGTTGAATATGTATATTTTGAGTCAAAAAATAAAATTAGTGAACTATTAAGGAGAAGAACATGA
- the rseP gene encoding RIP metalloprotease RseP encodes MSGIIYATYGILIISFLALAHEFGHFLIARISNIPVEEFAIGFGPTIYEHKPKETNGMKFKIGLFPILGYVKIKGMEDNYDDPESFYNRGFFAKFFTILGGPLMNLVVAIIIFGIVFGSFGNPLSPTTTIASVVKGSPAEIAGLKPGDTILKVNDLKIRTWSELVNAIQENKENIATIEIKRENEILKIQVVPKFDPTQKKWMIGISPKGEVYSTGKSFIEGMKWTFSTLFQMFTFLPKLFTRAGVTSITGPIGIISMTGEAASAGFLNLLFFIAYISIALAFTNLLPIPPLDGSWLIIIIAEGVSGRKIPKDLTAKIQSIALIFMLILMFVVSINDILKLINK; translated from the coding sequence ATGAGTGGTATTATTTATGCAACGTATGGGATTTTAATAATCAGTTTTCTTGCCTTAGCACATGAATTTGGGCATTTTTTAATTGCAAGAATTTCAAACATTCCTGTAGAGGAATTCGCAATTGGCTTTGGTCCTACAATTTACGAGCATAAACCAAAAGAAACAAATGGAATGAAGTTTAAAATTGGTCTTTTTCCTATATTAGGGTATGTTAAGATAAAGGGGATGGAAGATAATTATGATGATCCGGAAAGTTTTTATAACAGAGGTTTTTTTGCAAAGTTTTTTACTATTTTAGGTGGACCACTTATGAATTTAGTAGTTGCAATAATAATTTTTGGCATTGTTTTTGGATCGTTTGGTAATCCTTTATCACCAACAACAACTATTGCAAGCGTAGTTAAAGGTAGTCCTGCAGAAATTGCAGGTTTAAAACCAGGTGATACAATTCTTAAAGTAAATGATTTAAAAATTCGTACTTGGAGCGAATTGGTAAATGCCATTCAAGAAAATAAGGAAAATATTGCAACTATTGAAATTAAAAGAGAAAATGAGATACTTAAGATTCAGGTTGTGCCAAAGTTTGATCCCACACAGAAAAAATGGATGATAGGTATTTCTCCAAAAGGCGAGGTTTATAGTACTGGTAAATCCTTCATTGAAGGCATGAAATGGACATTCTCAACTTTATTCCAAATGTTTACATTTCTTCCAAAGCTTTTCACAAGAGCAGGTGTCACATCTATCACTGGGCCTATTGGAATTATTTCGATGACTGGAGAGGCTGCAAGTGCTGGTTTTCTTAATTTACTTTTCTTTATTGCCTACATTAGTATTGCTCTTGCCTTTACTAACTTGCTACCAATTCCACCGCTTGACGGAAGTTGGCTTATAATAATTATAGCAGAAGGAGTTTCCGGTAGAAAAATTCCTAAGGATCTTACAGCGAAAATTCAAAGTATCGCTCTTATTTTTATGCTTATTCTCATGTTTGTTGTAAGCATTAACGATATATTAAAATTAATCAATAAATGA
- the ispG gene encoding flavodoxin-dependent (E)-4-hydroxy-3-methylbut-2-enyl-diphosphate synthase encodes MRKIKKEVRIGDILIGGNNPIRVQSMSKTDTRDVEATVNQILMLEDYGCELIRVAVKDLEAAAKIKEIKKKIHIPLIADIHFDPRVAIESVINGADKIRLNPSNITDRDWIKKIAMLCKERGIPIRIGANLGSFKERPKNLVEALVNSVKNEIRILNSVDFDNIVISAKTSDVLLTVEVNRIINELFDYPIHIGITEAGPLRDSLVKSSVGLGILLNEGIGDTLRVSITGDPVEEVIAGYNILKALGLRKHGIEIISCPTCGRAEVEIEEIVKKLNVDFGNVNKSIKVAVMGCVVNGPGEAKDADVGVACGKDSGVLFKKGKIKKILKENEIYPALKDEIENILNEN; translated from the coding sequence ATGAGAAAGATTAAAAAAGAAGTTCGTATTGGAGACATTCTAATTGGTGGGAATAACCCAATACGTGTTCAATCGATGTCAAAGACTGACACAAGAGATGTCGAGGCAACAGTAAACCAAATCCTAATGCTTGAAGATTATGGATGTGAACTTATACGTGTAGCAGTAAAAGACCTTGAAGCAGCTGCCAAAATTAAAGAAATAAAGAAAAAAATTCATATTCCGCTCATTGCGGATATTCACTTTGACCCTCGTGTTGCTATTGAATCAGTTATTAACGGCGCAGATAAAATAAGGCTAAATCCATCAAATATTACTGACAGAGATTGGATCAAAAAAATAGCAATGCTTTGCAAAGAGAGAGGAATACCTATTAGAATTGGCGCTAACCTTGGCTCATTTAAGGAAAGACCCAAAAATTTAGTTGAAGCCTTGGTTAATAGTGTTAAAAATGAAATTAGAATACTCAATTCTGTAGATTTTGATAATATAGTTATCTCTGCAAAGACATCTGATGTTCTTCTAACAGTCGAAGTTAATCGAATTATAAATGAACTTTTTGATTATCCGATTCACATAGGAATAACAGAGGCAGGACCATTAAGAGACTCTCTTGTAAAAAGTAGTGTTGGTTTAGGAATTCTTCTAAATGAAGGTATTGGAGATACTTTGAGGGTGTCCATCACCGGAGATCCGGTAGAGGAAGTGATAGCAGGGTATAACATACTAAAGGCTCTTGGTTTAAGAAAGCACGGAATTGAAATTATTTCATGTCCTACATGCGGAAGAGCAGAAGTTGAAATCGAGGAAATAGTAAAAAAACTGAACGTAGATTTCGGAAATGTGAATAAGAGTATCAAAGTTGCAGTAATGGGATGCGTTGTAAATGGTCCAGGGGAAGCAAAAGATGCAGATGTAGGAGTTGCCTGTGGAAAGGACTCAGGAGTATTGTTTAAAAAAGGAAAAATAAAAAAAATTTTAAAAGAAAACGAAATATACCCTGCGCTAAAAGATGAAATTGAAAACATTTTAAATGAGAATTAA
- a CDS encoding DNA double-strand break repair nuclease NurA gives MKFNSQFLKQIRSAAENYVEQNNKKKKLLERLSEEIFNIDFSLLDLISSPPEYNYAKFEEKFSLYTFNSNFVKDYSILATDGSRITIDEGLPFPFYIINVASVFEKVGKSSSHKVNSKSEFYFNKNDLYDEKGDFLAEQDINLKMLLKEAEFLSESIEMYNPDIALFDGSLILWGLKQSKKIETKKAINLYEKPIFTAFTLKKPIAGYISGTRSKEVIKTLILYLKRKGNNDISNELLLSLNDSDLMNSIMKDNQRTSIFSSTEKLLSNYSHKIYFFFLKIGQEVVRVEIPDFVYESKEILDRLIHLLFTEIERGKGYPLILKLAHFEAVINEKDKKFIENILRSKIKESSSYSEKFLSKISRRI, from the coding sequence ATGAAGTTTAATAGCCAATTTTTAAAACAGATTAGAAGTGCCGCAGAAAATTATGTAGAACAAAACAACAAAAAGAAAAAATTATTGGAAAGGCTAAGTGAGGAAATTTTCAACATAGATTTTTCTTTGCTTGATTTAATTTCATCTCCACCGGAATATAACTATGCGAAATTTGAGGAAAAATTTTCTTTGTACACCTTTAATTCTAACTTTGTAAAAGATTATTCTATACTTGCAACTGATGGTTCAAGAATTACTATAGATGAAGGTCTTCCGTTTCCTTTTTATATAATAAATGTTGCATCAGTTTTTGAAAAAGTTGGCAAATCTTCAAGTCACAAAGTAAATAGCAAGTCCGAATTTTATTTTAATAAGAATGATCTTTATGATGAAAAAGGAGATTTTTTAGCCGAGCAAGATATTAATCTAAAGATGCTTTTGAAGGAAGCAGAATTTCTTTCTGAAAGTATTGAGATGTATAATCCAGATATTGCTCTTTTTGATGGTTCTCTAATATTATGGGGCTTGAAACAGTCTAAAAAAATTGAAACAAAAAAAGCAATAAATCTATACGAAAAACCTATATTTACAGCTTTCACACTTAAAAAGCCTATTGCAGGATACATAAGCGGCACAAGATCTAAGGAAGTTATAAAAACATTGATATTATACCTTAAAAGAAAAGGTAATAACGATATTAGTAATGAGTTATTGCTAAGTTTAAATGATTCGGACTTAATGAATAGTATTATGAAAGACAATCAACGAACTTCAATTTTCTCTTCAACAGAAAAACTTCTATCGAATTATTCTCATAAAATCTATTTCTTCTTTCTAAAAATTGGTCAAGAAGTAGTAAGAGTAGAAATTCCAGACTTTGTATACGAAAGCAAAGAGATTCTTGACAGACTTATTCATTTACTGTTTACAGAAATTGAAAGAGGTAAAGGTTATCCTCTGATTCTCAAATTAGCCCATTTTGAAGCCGTGATCAACGAAAAAGATAAAAAATTCATAGAAAATATTTTACGGTCTAAAATCAAAGAATCCTCGAGTTACTCTGAAAAGTTTTTATCTAAAATTTCAAGGAGAATTTAA
- a CDS encoding DUF401 family protein, with protein MKDLVFLIFALVLVGIFVRLKINIAISIFLTAIITSLFKGLGFFAVLHLMLKTLMHVDTINMIFVIIIVTYLGELLKTSYLLSDITSDFKKILSPKAFLPLFSLVVGLLPMPGGALVSAPMVEEGASDVEIYPNEKALLNFWFRHVWEPISPLYPEFLLGVSILGTTIGKVISIQWPISLGMLLSGIVFIIPLIKSDTKPKDRISLFLALDIAKNLSTIILIFVMLLIFKKLPSFIAMLFGLLYLVILRKVPLHTLKVSFKYKKVFEYAFLIYSIFFLREIVTSTNFAQSVFIELQQLGAPEHLILFALPFSIGFLAGISSASIGIAYPLLMPLLKVHNVLVSSNVLIAYLGVWTALLFTPMHLCLSLSVDYFKTEFGKVYKLMIKPFLLLLIITLSWFLFLKFKP; from the coding sequence ATGAAAGACTTAGTTTTTCTGATTTTTGCGCTTGTTTTAGTAGGCATTTTTGTCCGGTTAAAGATTAACATTGCAATTTCTATTTTCCTTACAGCAATTATTACATCTCTATTTAAAGGTTTGGGCTTTTTCGCAGTTTTACATCTCATGTTGAAGACCTTAATGCACGTTGATACTATAAACATGATTTTTGTTATAATCATTGTTACTTACCTTGGGGAACTTTTAAAGACCTCTTACTTATTATCGGACATTACCTCTGATTTCAAGAAAATACTCTCACCAAAGGCTTTTCTTCCACTGTTTTCCCTTGTGGTAGGACTATTGCCAATGCCAGGTGGTGCGCTTGTTTCTGCACCGATGGTCGAAGAAGGAGCAAGCGATGTTGAAATTTATCCGAATGAAAAAGCGTTGTTAAATTTTTGGTTCAGACATGTTTGGGAACCAATTTCGCCTCTTTATCCAGAATTCTTATTAGGTGTTTCTATTCTTGGTACAACAATCGGTAAAGTAATTTCAATTCAGTGGCCAATTTCTTTAGGCATGCTTCTTTCCGGCATTGTATTCATCATACCATTGATCAAAAGTGATACAAAACCTAAGGATCGAATAAGTTTGTTCCTTGCGTTGGATATAGCGAAAAATTTATCAACAATTATTTTGATTTTCGTAATGCTATTAATTTTCAAAAAATTACCAAGTTTTATTGCAATGTTATTTGGCCTTTTGTACTTAGTGATATTGAGAAAGGTTCCGCTTCACACGCTAAAAGTATCTTTTAAGTATAAGAAGGTTTTTGAGTATGCGTTTCTCATTTATTCGATTTTCTTTCTTAGAGAAATTGTTACATCGACAAATTTCGCACAGAGTGTTTTCATCGAACTTCAGCAATTAGGAGCGCCTGAGCATTTAATATTGTTTGCTCTACCATTCTCAATTGGCTTCCTTGCAGGCATTTCTTCTGCTTCAATAGGTATTGCATACCCACTTTTAATGCCCCTTTTAAAGGTACATAATGTGCTTGTTTCTTCAAATGTGCTTATTGCATATCTCGGTGTTTGGACTGCTTTACTATTTACACCCATGCACCTTTGCCTTTCTCTAAGCGTAGATTACTTTAAAACCGAGTTTGGCAAGGTCTACAAATTAATGATCAAACCCTTTTTACTATTACTTATAATAACATTATCTTGGTTTTTGTTCCTAAAATTTAAACCTTGA
- the queD gene encoding 6-carboxytetrahydropterin synthase QueD, which yields MFFLSREFSFDAAHRVIDYNGKCEKLHGHTYHLIVTITGDLKEDGMVLDFSILKKVVQEKVIVFLDHKYLNDVFENPTTEIVAQWIFKTLDNAFKEYNCKVYEIILFEGDNNRVSIR from the coding sequence ATGTTTTTTCTTTCAAGAGAGTTTTCGTTTGATGCGGCACATCGGGTAATTGACTACAATGGCAAGTGTGAGAAGTTACACGGTCACACATATCATCTTATTGTTACCATAACAGGTGATTTAAAAGAGGATGGTATGGTTCTTGATTTTTCTATCTTAAAAAAAGTAGTTCAAGAGAAAGTTATCGTGTTCCTCGACCATAAATACCTAAATGATGTTTTTGAAAATCCTACAACAGAAATAGTTGCACAATGGATATTTAAGACCTTAGATAATGCTTTTAAAGAATATAATTGCAAGGTCTATGAGATTATACTTTTCGAAGGAGATAATAATAGAGTGAGTATAAGATGA